A genomic window from Salvelinus namaycush isolate Seneca chromosome 5, SaNama_1.0, whole genome shotgun sequence includes:
- the LOC120046968 gene encoding stonustoxin subunit beta-like, protein MSLSGGREEEEGAMDFEISLSGGRTEEEGATTSKMSCSGEHASDLTLDPNTAFRELSLSEQNRKVTKVRDEQPYADHPERFDFCRQVLCREGLTGRCYWEVEWSGEGADIAVTYKGINRIGDGNDCDLGFNIKSWSVHCSDDGYNAWHNDERIAIPVPSSSHSNRVGVYLDWPAGTLSFYSVSSDTLIRVHTFHSTFTEPLYPGFGIWATGSSVTLCQVE, encoded by the exons atgagtctctctgggggaagagaggaggaggagggggcgaTGGACTTTGAGATTAGTCTCTCTGGGGGAAGAACGGAAGAAGAGGGGGCCACTACCTCTAAGATGAGTTGCTCTGGGGAAC ATGCCtctgatctcacactggacccaaacacagcatTCAGAGAGCTCTCTCTGTCTGAGCAGAACAGGAAGGTGACAAAGGTGAGAGACGAGCAGCCGTAtgctgatcacccagagagatttgactTCTgcagacaggtgctgtgtagagagggtttgactgggcgctgttactgggaggtagagtggagtggggaaGGGGCTGATATAgcagtgacatataaaggaatcaacaggATAGGTGATGGTAATGACTGTGATCTTGGATTCAATATCAAGTCCTGGAGTGTGCACTGCTCTGATGACGGTTACAATGCCTGGCACAATGACGAGAGAATTGCCATACCTGTCCCCTCATCCTCCCACTCaaacagagtaggagtgtatctggactggcccgctggcactctgtccttctacagtgtCTCCTCTGACACACTAATCCGCGTGCACACATTCcactccacattcactgagcccctctaccCAGGGTTTGGGATTTGGGCGACTGGCTCCTCAGTGACCCTGTGTCAGGTAGAATAG